aaagaatatttatgtaatacaaactattaaataacaaatttattcaataattTACTTAACTccttttaaaagtatataattatattttgttattaatttcaAACCCACGTAATGCGTGAGACATTATctagtaatatatatgattttcctTCCTTATATGCGCCTACTTTTCGTCAATCCAAtctacttctcttcttcttccctttacGTTTTAATCGACACACCACACATAGAGCGTGTATGCGGCTACCCCGACTGCCCTGTGATTGTTCAAAGATCAACCAACAAAAGGCGCCGACATCAAAGACCATATGACGTCGTTGACAGAATCATTCTAGGAGAGATACTAAGCCGAGTTCTTGAGAATCGATTGCCTCCCAATATCTTACTTGCGTCTTCGGATGCAGATTTTACTCAAACATTATGAGTGTTGAGACAGAACGgctataatttaattttagctGCTAAGCCGTAGACAAGTGTGGCTTTGAGAAACGAGGTAATGCATGTATGGCGTTGGGAACGGCTATAATTTACTCAACCTTCCTTTTTTGTTTAGAGAGATCTTATGCTGCATATGTACAAATCTCGCATGTGAGATTGATGGGAGCTGAGCATAGAAATGGTGTGTTCTAGCTTCTCTGAGAATTGTACTGAGCTTAGTAATGTTAAACCCTTCAAAGCAAGTCTCAATTTTGGCAATGGGAATCATCAAATCTAACCATCTCTCGTTTGGGGTGGAAAAATCAAAGAAGCTATGCAGAATGTGTTGTTGTGGTTTTCTTAGATGCGATTCAGAAACATGCTTACCATTTTCTTACCCCTGTTTAAACTGGTCTTTGACAATTACAAATTTCATCTAATATCAACAAAATTGcacaatatacatattaaagaaaacgaaaagatggagaactactactactaatctTCGTATTGTATATACTTAAAGACTTAAAGATTACATAAACTGATTTCGCAAATCCCCAATACCAAGTCATATCTACCAACTTCTGTCCTTATAGAGACCCTCTCCCCTAAGTCTTTgaaacaattttaaaacaaCGTAAGATCAACTCAGCTCCCACTTCTTCTTCCCCAGCTTCCATGCCTTGAAACTCTCATAGGGTTGTCTGCAAAACTTGCACGGTACCGGCCATCAGTTGATTCACAACTTGCATAGGATACTAATTAATATCAGAAGAAACGACCAATGATTCCAACTAGAAAACAGAATTCTGAAACAGTAAGGGCCAACTAACCATGTTTGTACTTATGAGGTACAAGTGAAACGCTGTGAGCCCTCCAACAAAGCACAGGGCaataaagcaatatatcatcaGAGCAACTGACCAAGGTGAAGCCTTCATTGCCCTCCACACAGTTCCGTGTTGATTATCCATCAGAATCTTGATGTAGAAAGCCGACATCGAGGACACATAGATGCAGGGAAGTGTTGACgaagaaacaaacataaagtAATACCTATAGTTTCTCTGCCAATGGATACAACTTTCTAAGTCAAAGTCTACCCACGTAACAAAACAAGATTGCCCAATCAGCAGAACAAACAGATCTTGGCCTTTTTCAGATAGGAGAAAAGAAACCTCggccatatatatatttttttttgaagtttatccTTTTTAAAAGTCAATATGCTTTTGAATGAGCTTACCTGTCCAATATATTGGCCCACCCACGGGCAATGATGATCAAAGTGCTCAACACAGTTGTTGCAGATGGAACAATGAGAGCAACGAGGAGGCCTGTAAAGCATACATGTATCACAGTATTTCACTCTAACAGAAACACCATTAACCATGACTTCTTTGGTCCTAGGAATTTGAACACTTGGTGTTTGTCTTCCATCAGCTGATATTGTTGTCTCATAGCGTAGTTCTTCCTCTGGTGGGTGCAAATTTCGTGGAACTATACCAGGATCTCGTGCAGATGTGAAGGAGAGGAGGATCAATACCTATCAAAACCAACTAGGCGATTCAGCaggaaaaaagtaaaaagtaaaaagtcaGAATGCCACGCAACATGTGACAGAGTAGGAAGACACAGTTTAAACTTCTAAGCCGGAGGTACAAAACGAACAAGAAACATCTTCAGGTTATATATTTGTAGCCAAGCAGGGTGCATAGCAGTTAATTAAACTCTGATGCTTTGTAAACATAACATCTAACGACCAAAAAAACAGCTGATAAATCTTGATGATAATAACCCAAttaaacagaaagaaacaaatgtaAATAAGTAGGAGTAATGAGATGGGCATGGAAGAAGGCTAGACTTACATAAATAGTGAAGAGAATTGCTACCACCAAGATAGCATAACCTGCATTGTAGGAAGAAAACTCATGGCGAAGATGTCTTGCCACAAATACACAGAACAAAGCAACTGGAACAATGATCAGCAGCAAGGTAGCAGGCAGTGACCTAGCATCTGGTCCAAATATCAATCTCCCACCAAGGATGAATTTCtgcaaaaaagagaaaggagagagcAAATCAAGATACTACAGACCATTCATTTAATGGTATTACCACACTGAGTTTTAAAACATGTACAGAGTCAAGgcattcaaaaccaaaaaaaattgattaataagATAATGCTAAAATCAAAATGCAGTGTATACAAATTGAACAAGAATCCCAGCCCCTTTAAACCAACATACACAGCTTATGAATCCCATAAACCACTAATTATGTAATGTAAAGGTCATTCAAAATGGTTGTGAACCCACCAAGCCCTTACAGTTTTTCGCATCTGCAACATTAGTAGTTTACACGTACCAAAGCGAACCAACCAATCAGTGATATTTAGTAAGCTACACAGAGcaaaatcaaccaaaacctAGTCATGGTCCTGATTCCTTTTTAGAGGATCTTACTCGATAATGGAAGAGCTAGAGAATGGTTGTGGTCTTCACAATTATTTTGGTTGGTATTATCGTCTCTGCCaatgtttctctctctcactccagGATAGAGATAGTTCCATCTCCATCCAAGGCGATGTTGTTGTTTAGTGCTTCAGCGACACCGTTTTAGTGCCCAGCTTGTGTTTTCTTGCGGCGGAGAAACCCGTCAATAGTCGTCCTATGATGATGAGACTCTCAGGCGGAGCAATTGGGTCTTCTTCAATCGTCGAATTTCGATCTGAGGACGTATTGGGTGACCAGAAGCTCGACGAGGCGATACCGGTCAAGTACCCTGCCGAGGCGAAGAGATTACTCGGTGCTCGCACAAGGCGCCAAGCGTGCTTTTCGGTGGCGATCGCCTCGCCGCTTTGCCAACCGCATTGTACGTCACTCTGTTCATTTACATACACCTTGGTATTCAAGTTTGGGATTTTCAAGTTTGTCgtttctttataaaaattcgttccaagttttgttcttttccataGCTTATTTGGGTCTCTGTTTTTTATGCGTTTTTTTTGAGCTCTGTGAGTgttaatattatacattttttatcCCCATCTGTTTTTGTGCTATGCTATCACATTTCATTGTTTAGTGAGCTTAACTGCTGCGGAATATTACTAATTTCAGTCACATTATACCAGATAAGTGATGATGAGAGTCGGATCTTGAAGTTTCAGGAGAGTAAAAGAGAGCTTTAGGATTTGTATTTGCATCTGTTTTGGGAATAATGGGGGGAGACTAG
The sequence above is a segment of the Camelina sativa cultivar DH55 chromosome 10, Cs, whole genome shotgun sequence genome. Coding sequences within it:
- the LOC104717851 gene encoding protein S-acyltransferase 8-like isoform X3 (The sequence of the model RefSeq protein was modified relative to this genomic sequence to represent the inferred CDS: added 39 bases not found in genome assembly); this encodes MTKRVFEAWKGSNKFILGGRLIFGPDARSLPATLLLIIVPVALFCVFVARHLRHEFSSYNAGYAILVVAILFTIYVLILLSFTSARDPGIVPRNLHPPEEELRYETTISADGRQTPSVQIPRTKEVMVNGVSVRVKYCDTCMLYRPPRCSHCSICNNCVEHFDHHCPWVGQYIGQRNYRYYFMFVSSSTLPCIYVSSMSAFYIKILMDNQHGTVWRAMKASPWSVALMIYCFIALCFVGGLTAFHLYLISTNML
- the LOC104717851 gene encoding protein S-acyltransferase 8-like isoform X2 (The sequence of the model RefSeq protein was modified relative to this genomic sequence to represent the inferred CDS: added 39 bases not found in genome assembly), with the protein product MTKRVFEAWKGSNKFILGGRLIFGPDARSLPATLLLIIVPVALFCVFVARHLRHEFSSYNAGYAILVVAILFTIYVLILLSFTSARDPGIVPRNLHPPEEELRYETTISADGRQTPSVQIPRTKEVMVNGVSVRVKYCDTCMLYRPPRCSHCSICNNCVEHFDHHCPWVGQYIGQRNYRYYFMFVSSSTLPCIYVSSMSAFYIKILMDNQHGTVWRAMKASPWSVALMIYCFIALCFVGGLTAFHLYLISTNMTTL
- the LOC104717851 gene encoding protein S-acyltransferase 8-like isoform X1 (The sequence of the model RefSeq protein was modified relative to this genomic sequence to represent the inferred CDS: added 39 bases not found in genome assembly); translated protein: MTKRVFEAWKGSNKFILGGRLIFGPDARSLPATLLLIIVPVALFCVFVARHLRHEFSSYNAGYAILVVAILFTIYVLILLSFTSARDPGIVPRNLHPPEEELRYETTISADGRQTPSVQIPRTKEVMVNGVSVRVKYCDTCMLYRPPRCSHCSICNNCVEHFDHHCPWVGQYIGQRNYRYYFMFVSSSTLPCIYVSSMSAFYIKILMDNQHGTVWRAMKASPWSVALMIYCFIALCFVGGLTAFHLYLISTNMFCRQPYESFKAWKLGKKKWELS